One segment of Arvicanthis niloticus isolate mArvNil1 chromosome 5, mArvNil1.pat.X, whole genome shotgun sequence DNA contains the following:
- the Cited4 gene encoding cbp/p300-interacting transactivator 4, translating to MADHLMLAEGYCLLQVPPHAHGPHAPRTLQPYPGPGMDSGLRPRGAQLGPPPPPGTLAYGSFGSPVSFQPFPVSQPPGASSTHLQSAATPSPGRIPAPPATAGGPSPLQPAPGAASPLPPPPPPPALGCMDAELIDEEALTSLELELGLHRVRELPELFLGQSEFDCFSDLGSAPAAGSVSC from the coding sequence ATGGCCGACCACCTGATGCTCGCCGAGGGTTACTGCCTGCTACAGGTGCCACCGCACGCCCACGGCCCGCACGCGCCCCGGACTCTGCAGCCATACCCAGGCCCGGGCATGGACAGCGGTCTGCGGCCGCGAGGGGCTCAGCTGGGACCGCCGCCGCCACCCGGGACCCTGGCATACGGCTCCTTCGGGTCGCCGGTCTCCTTCCAGCCCTTTCCCGTCTCGCAGCCGCCGGGCGCCAGTAGCACGCACCTGCAGTCTGCAGCCACACCGTCTCCAGGCCGCATCCCGGCGCCCCCGGCAACCGCCGGAGGGCCCTCACCTCTACAGCCGGCTCCGGGAGCCGCCTccccgctgccgccgccgccgccgccgcccgccctGGGCTGCATGGACGCGGAGCTCATCGACGAGGAGGCGCTGACGTCGCTGGAACTCGAGCTCGGGCTGCACCGTGTACGCGAGCTGCCTGAGCTCTTCCTCGGCCAGAGCGAGTTCGATTGCTTCTCGGACCTGGGGTCAGCGCCGGCCGCCGGCTCGGTGAGTTGTTGA